The Spirosoma foliorum genome has a window encoding:
- a CDS encoding RNA polymerase sigma factor has protein sequence MSNAPNIPALTDILAGCLRNHRRSQELLYRQFYGYAMSVCLRYAPTRDEALEVLNDGFLKVFTRLEQYDSAQPFKGWLRRILINSAIDHYRQEVRHQHEDVDKVAQIAVSEAADAFSQLSHEELLGFVQRLSPAYRLVFNLYVMEGFTHEEIATQLGISVGASKSNLARARENLRQLLKHINYDEYARANR, from the coding sequence TTGTCCAACGCTCCTAACATACCGGCTTTAACCGACATTTTGGCGGGGTGTCTACGTAACCACCGGCGAAGTCAGGAATTGCTGTACCGGCAGTTTTATGGGTATGCTATGAGCGTTTGTCTGCGCTATGCACCCACTCGCGATGAGGCTTTGGAAGTACTGAACGATGGATTTCTGAAAGTCTTTACCCGATTGGAGCAGTATGACTCGGCGCAACCGTTTAAAGGATGGCTTCGGCGCATTTTGATTAATTCAGCTATTGACCATTATCGGCAGGAAGTGCGTCACCAGCACGAAGATGTTGATAAGGTTGCCCAGATAGCTGTTTCAGAAGCGGCCGATGCATTCAGTCAATTGTCGCACGAGGAGTTACTGGGCTTCGTTCAACGCTTATCACCGGCCTATCGGCTTGTTTTTAATTTGTATGTTATGGAAGGATTTACGCACGAAGAAATTGCCACACAACTTGGCATTTCGGTTGGTGCGTCGAAATCGAACCTGGCTCGGGCGCGCGAAAATCTGCGCCAACTATTGAAACACATAAACTACGACGAGTATGCCAGAGCTAACCGATGA
- a CDS encoding App1 family protein, whose amino-acid sequence MSSWKDFLVNTATDVETQFDRLKSRLSGRLDAETPYRIIYYRGFGGPAPGAVWVKGRVLRQRDLSTPSDRDTFWQNLLATYQRFDSDEVPDVTVRVEAFDQTYTTTTDENGYFEVTIHPPTDLAPGRVWFPVRYSLDGIMQPVSAEETTNQPVAKDGYLMISPPFSQFGVISDIDDTVLVTDATNLLQTARLTFLGNAYTRLPFAGIAAFYRALQSGAVTTLFNPIYFVSSSPWNLYDLLVDFFRIQGIPKGPILLRDFTISPSFLSSEGHHTHKLAMIRKVMDVNPELPFVLIGDSGQQDPEIYAQVVRENPGRIRAIYIRDVSEDRRDEMVRELIRTTAAQNVPMLLVNDTVAAAEHAASLGLIDPDTIPEIRADRRADKE is encoded by the coding sequence ATGTCTTCCTGGAAAGATTTTTTAGTAAATACAGCCACTGACGTTGAGACTCAGTTTGATCGGCTCAAAAGCCGACTTTCTGGACGACTGGATGCCGAAACACCGTATCGAATTATTTACTATCGTGGTTTTGGTGGGCCTGCTCCGGGGGCGGTTTGGGTGAAAGGCCGCGTTTTGCGCCAGCGAGATTTAAGCACACCCAGCGATCGGGATACGTTCTGGCAAAACTTACTGGCTACCTACCAGCGCTTTGATAGTGATGAAGTGCCGGATGTTACGGTGCGTGTCGAAGCGTTTGACCAGACGTACACGACAACCACTGATGAGAACGGTTATTTTGAGGTGACCATCCATCCACCGACCGACTTGGCTCCTGGTCGCGTATGGTTTCCGGTTCGGTATTCGCTGGATGGAATTATGCAGCCCGTTTCGGCAGAAGAAACGACTAACCAGCCGGTTGCGAAAGATGGGTATTTGATGATTTCGCCCCCGTTCAGCCAATTTGGGGTAATTTCTGATATTGATGATACGGTGCTCGTAACTGATGCCACTAACCTGCTTCAGACCGCCCGTCTGACATTCCTGGGCAACGCCTACACTCGTTTGCCCTTTGCCGGAATTGCCGCTTTTTATCGGGCGTTGCAGAGCGGAGCGGTTACGACGCTATTCAATCCAATTTATTTTGTGTCGAGCAGTCCCTGGAATTTGTACGATCTGCTGGTCGATTTTTTTCGAATTCAGGGCATTCCCAAAGGCCCGATTTTACTACGCGATTTTACCATATCGCCGTCGTTTCTCTCGTCGGAAGGACACCATACGCACAAACTGGCCATGATTCGAAAAGTGATGGACGTAAACCCAGAACTGCCCTTTGTGCTTATTGGCGACAGTGGTCAGCAAGATCCCGAAATTTACGCACAGGTTGTTCGCGAAAATCCGGGTCGAATCCGGGCCATTTACATTCGCGATGTGTCGGAAGATCGGCGGGACGAGATGGTTCGGGAGCTAATTCGAACAACAGCGGCCCAGAATGTCCCGATGTTGCTGGTAAACGATACGGTAGCAGCCGCCGAACACGCAGCCTCTCTGGGGTTAATTGACCCCGACACAATTCCTGAAATCCGGGCCGATCGTCGGGCGGATAAAGAATAA